The following are encoded together in the Magnetospirillum gryphiswaldense MSR-1 v2 genome:
- a CDS encoding phosphatidylglycerophosphatase A produces the protein MHSLIFLTPPRPGISPLHPAFLLSTWFGAGLLPRAPGTWGSLAALPCAWLLMGWGGTIALLGAAVIAALVGWWAAAVYVRLTGEDDPKEVVIDEVAGQWLVLAAVPAEPMLYLVGFILFRILDIWKPWPASLADRAVGGGLGVMLDDLLAALYGAAILALFSLWWSLP, from the coding sequence ATGCATTCCTTGATATTTTTGACGCCGCCCAGGCCAGGGATTTCCCCCCTGCATCCGGCCTTTCTGCTGTCCACCTGGTTTGGTGCCGGCCTGCTGCCGCGGGCGCCGGGCACCTGGGGATCCTTGGCCGCCCTGCCTTGCGCCTGGCTGTTGATGGGCTGGGGCGGCACCATCGCCCTGCTGGGGGCCGCCGTGATCGCCGCCCTGGTCGGCTGGTGGGCGGCGGCGGTCTATGTCCGCCTGACCGGCGAGGATGATCCCAAAGAGGTGGTCATCGACGAAGTCGCCGGCCAATGGCTGGTGCTGGCGGCGGTTCCGGCCGAGCCCATGCTGTATCTGGTCGGCTTCATCCTCTTCCGCATCCTCGATATCTGGAAGCCGTGGCCGGCCAGCTTGGCCGACCGCGCGGTCGGTGGCGGATTGGGGGTCATGCTCGACGATCTGCTGGCCGCCCTTTACGGTGCCGCGATCCTCGCCCTGTTTTCCCTGTGGTGGAGCTTGCCATGA
- a CDS encoding sensor histidine kinase, with protein sequence MVAVILWFGLDMVQSARTDAIIHASVDHQLKVQAEAGQARFQAILQNHFTYTAFLAASSPVSDLAGQSLRFSPTEKPVDGLLSELPLLHDPISRADISFLAVIDGNNRIRRLMSDGAHPPPAGLQDFVAALPVNAAHRAIVQRLGGDVYVVSVHAIAGQRASLVVLTRWDSGLLTRAHGFAPGSDLTVAIADMFHGVVAASSDPAAIAMGLPLARLETDWLAVYQELPDHGGIDFLPAFVTIVSHAYADRQAEPLLRQEREQRTVLAATLIGLFLLVLVVVALRLRQIIDQVALVIESVNGKQEPAFKGGDELLGLVRQVHTLATEVRRSRQALQSEAAEKMRLNEERILVREENARLRLLQTVTDLLRVGVVRLGHDGPVAENRAMEEMSQTCGGLSPFVQASNRGSQDLVALDTHGAERIYELLSADGIDHDLILVTEVTEQRRAEQMIHSLALFPAQSPYPVLRIGIDGAILHANPASEPLLSEWATGMGRKVPDEWHGIITEVLATGRQLQAELPVIGRVLSLTLVPVKGAGYVNIYATDVSDRVAAERQLADANEDLERRVEERTRDLVRAKEQAELASRSKSEFLATISHELRTPLNAIIGFSEVMAGSMFGPLGNSRYQEYAGDIVQSGRHLLAVINDILDVSKIEAGQMSLDFGPVEIPPVIDSAVRLVETRARANSLRLRSEVDKDLPVIDGDRRRCLQILVNLLSNAIKFTPEGGQVTIGASRENDGIRLKVQDTGIGMSESEIQVALEPFRQVDGSLSRQYEGTGLGLPLAKSMVELHGGSLVVNSRKGEGTEVAFWLPLNQNSGKGPGPNWDI encoded by the coding sequence GTGGTCGCCGTCATTCTGTGGTTCGGCTTGGACATGGTCCAGTCGGCCCGTACCGACGCCATCATTCATGCAAGCGTCGATCATCAGTTGAAGGTTCAGGCCGAGGCTGGGCAGGCCCGCTTTCAGGCCATTTTGCAGAACCATTTTACCTATACTGCGTTTTTGGCAGCTTCATCTCCGGTTTCCGATTTGGCGGGCCAGTCATTGCGGTTCTCTCCGACGGAGAAGCCGGTTGACGGCCTGTTGTCGGAATTGCCCCTGTTGCATGACCCCATCAGTCGAGCCGATATCAGCTTTCTGGCGGTGATCGACGGCAACAACCGCATCCGTCGGCTGATGTCCGATGGTGCCCATCCTCCACCGGCCGGGTTGCAGGATTTCGTCGCCGCCTTGCCGGTCAACGCCGCCCACCGCGCCATCGTCCAGCGTTTGGGGGGCGATGTTTACGTTGTGTCAGTCCATGCCATCGCCGGTCAAAGGGCCAGTCTGGTGGTGTTGACCCGCTGGGATTCCGGCCTGCTGACCCGCGCTCACGGTTTCGCTCCCGGCAGTGACTTGACCGTGGCCATCGCCGACATGTTCCATGGCGTCGTCGCCGCCTCCAGCGATCCGGCGGCGATTGCCATGGGGTTGCCCCTGGCCCGGTTGGAAACCGATTGGCTGGCGGTTTACCAGGAACTGCCCGACCATGGCGGCATCGACTTTCTGCCGGCCTTCGTCACCATCGTTTCCCATGCCTATGCCGATCGTCAGGCTGAGCCTTTGCTGCGCCAGGAACGCGAACAGCGCACGGTGCTGGCGGCCACTCTGATCGGTCTGTTCCTGCTGGTTCTGGTGGTGGTGGCGTTGCGGCTGCGCCAGATCATCGATCAGGTTGCCCTGGTGATCGAATCGGTCAACGGCAAGCAGGAGCCGGCGTTCAAGGGCGGCGACGAGTTGTTGGGGCTGGTGCGTCAGGTTCACACCTTGGCCACCGAGGTGCGCCGTTCACGCCAGGCCTTGCAATCGGAAGCCGCCGAAAAAATGCGCCTGAACGAGGAACGCATTCTGGTGCGTGAGGAAAACGCTCGTCTGCGTCTGTTGCAGACGGTCACCGATCTGCTGCGGGTGGGGGTCGTGCGTCTGGGCCATGATGGTCCGGTGGCGGAAAACCGGGCGATGGAAGAGATGTCGCAGACCTGCGGCGGTCTTTCCCCCTTTGTCCAGGCCAGCAACAGGGGCAGTCAGGACTTGGTGGCCTTGGATACCCATGGTGCCGAACGTATCTATGAGCTGCTTTCCGCCGACGGCATCGACCATGATCTGATTCTGGTGACCGAGGTTACCGAACAGCGCCGGGCCGAGCAGATGATCCACTCCCTGGCGCTGTTTCCGGCGCAAAGCCCCTATCCGGTGCTGCGCATCGGCATCGATGGCGCTATCTTGCACGCCAATCCTGCCAGCGAACCGCTGTTGAGCGAGTGGGCCACCGGCATGGGCCGTAAGGTACCCGACGAATGGCATGGAATCATTACCGAGGTTCTCGCCACCGGTCGCCAACTTCAGGCGGAATTACCGGTTATCGGGCGGGTTTTGTCGCTGACCCTGGTGCCGGTAAAAGGCGCCGGCTATGTGAACATCTATGCCACCGATGTATCCGACCGGGTGGCGGCGGAACGGCAACTGGCCGATGCCAACGAGGATTTGGAGCGCCGGGTCGAGGAACGCACCCGCGATCTGGTCCGGGCCAAGGAACAGGCGGAACTGGCCAGCCGGTCGAAAAGCGAGTTCCTGGCGACCATCAGCCATGAATTGCGCACGCCCTTGAATGCCATCATCGGCTTTTCCGAGGTGATGGCCGGTTCCATGTTCGGCCCCTTGGGCAACAGCCGTTATCAGGAATATGCCGGCGACATCGTCCAGTCGGGCCGCCATCTGCTGGCGGTGATCAACGACATCCTCGACGTGTCGAAGATCGAGGCCGGCCAGATGTCGCTGGATTTCGGCCCGGTGGAAATCCCGCCGGTGATCGATTCCGCCGTGCGACTGGTGGAGACCCGGGCCAGAGCCAATAGTTTGAGGCTGCGCAGCGAAGTGGACAAGGATTTGCCGGTCATCGACGGCGACCGCCGCCGTTGCCTGCAAATCCTGGTCAATCTGTTGTCCAACGCCATCAAGTTCACCCCGGAAGGCGGGCAAGTGACCATCGGCGCCAGCCGTGAAAACGACGGCATCCGTCTCAAGGTCCAAGATACCGGCATCGGCATGAGCGAAAGCGAAATTCAGGTGGCCCTGGAACCCTTCCGTCAGGTCGACGGCTCGCTGTCACGTCAGTACGAAGGCACCGGCCTGGGGTTGCCCTTGGCCAAGTCCATGGTTGAACTGCATGGCGGTTCGCTGGTGGTCAACAGCCGCAAGGGCGAAGGCACCGAGGTGGCGTTCTGGCTGCCGCTCAATCAGAACAGTGGCAAGGGTCCGGGGCCCAATTGGGACATCTGA